The region TAATCTCTTAGCAGCCACTGGCCTAAAAAATACGAACAATATTTTAAAATATCCCCAGAAAAAAATCAAAATTAAATTAAATCAACTTAAAACGAGTGCTTATACATGGCTAATAAACGAGACGTAATTCGTGTGTTGCCTAGGCATCACACGCCGGTCGCAAAGCTGCAAACACGTGAGCCTTTCGTTGGATGCCAGTAGTCACAGGCCGTTTCCACGCGggaggaaaaaaaaagaggaggAAGAAAATCGCAACGACCCATTAATGCGATCGATCGACTTGGAGGAGAAGAAAAGACCCCCTCAGTTCCTGGGAACCCCGGGAGGCAGGGCCGGCTCCCCCGCCACTGACGCCGCGGCCCCACCCCTGCCCTCGCCGCCTCCGCCATCGATCCTCCTTCCCAATATAAAATCCATCCGCGGAAAGACCCTTCCATTCGCAAACCGCAAccccccaaccccaaccccacccacccaccacagcaACCAACGCAGGCGAAGGCGCGCGTCGACGTCACGCCCAGGGCCCGTCGCGGATTGTGATTCGTGGAGGCGTTTCCCGGCGCCCAGATGAGCTCCCGGATGGCCGGATCGGTCCTCCTCCGCCACGCCGGCGCTGGCGCCAGCCGCCTCttcgccaccaccgccaccgcgaCGTCCCCGGCGGCCAGGAGCGTTCTCGCCGGCGGCGAGGGCGCGTGGGTGCGGATGATGTCCACCTCCGCGGCCTCGCAGGTCAAGGACGAGGCGGCTAAGGCGGTCAAGGCGGAGGCGGCCAAGGGCGACGGGGAGAAGAAGGAGGTGGCGATCAGCAGCTACTGGGGGATCGAGCAGTCGAAGAAGCTAGTGCGCGAGGACGGCACCGAGTGGAAGTGGTCTTGCTTCAGGGTACGCTCTTCGCTCGCTTCCTCTGCTCCGCCCCCGCTCTGCTCTGCTTTTCCCGCTTCGGTTCCATCACCGGCGAGGGATCGCCAGATCGGAGCGCGTGTGCGGTTGACGGGCGCtgttattttatttccttgttgcgccGCCGCCGTGTGTGATTGATTGGTTGGTTTTGTTGCCCGCCGCAGCCATGGGAGACGTACACCGCGGACACGTCGATCGATCTGACCAAGCACCACGTGCCCAACACGATGCTCGACAAGATCGCCTACTACACCGTCAAGTCCCTGCGCTTCCCCACCGACATCTTCTTCCAGGTACGCGCGcctcctccctcccctcccctcgccggccgccacaGCCGCCGGTTGATTCTCCGGATGGTTCGTTCCGTGTTTTTTAGTCCAACCTGTTTCACCGAAGACAGCACGAACGGCGGTGTCTGCATCTTTGCGTGTCATGGCCTCGTGGGTGAGGGAAGTAGCATGGTCCCTGTCACGCTTTTGGTTCTGTTTCCCCCTGCTTTCCGGGGAGACGACGTTTGGACTTTCtatttaggctggtcatagtgggagtaacataggtagtaacatagatgccacataagcaaaaatgatgatgtggcaagtagttaatgaggagagaggcaaatagaataacataatatgttaccatcacatagcggtttccaatgcataatgagtctataaagtaataaatgaaggcaactatgttatcACACCTATGACACTATCCATTATGAAGGtactaacatagactagtaacatatgtatgttactaatctaagttactccccactatgaccagccttagaacGCGGACCCAAGCGGTCAAGCGGATTATGATTTTACCTAATCGTTCGTGGGAATGGGTGTTTTATATTCTACTGTATCATATTACTATGGATAATCGCGTGCTGGAGAAATACGTTGATTATTTCTATCTTGATACAAGTGGGCGACAGTGGATGGAACTGGAAGTATCGACAGATTATATAGACTGTCAGCAAACATTAGGAATTGAAAACACAAATAACATGGTGACCTTGACATGACTACTACATAGGATATTTTATCGATTAAAGCACCAGAGAGGATTCCATTTGTTTTGCCATGTCCTGTCATGATTTTTGCCCATGTTGTATTATCTTGATCTCCCCTCTGTATATCGAAGTTTATCATGATCTAAAGCCGACCCGTCAAATTGGTTGCAGAGGAGGTATGGCTGCCGCGCAATGATGCTGGAGACTGTTGCCGCAGTGCCGGGGATGGTGGGCGGCatgctcctccacctgcgctcacTCCGGCGCTTCGAGCAGAGCGGCGGCTGGATccgcgcgctgctggaggaggccgAGAACGAGCGCATGCACCTCATGACCTTCATGGAGGTGGCTCAGCCCAGGTGGTACGAGCGCGCACTCGTCATCGCCGTCCAGGGCGTCTTCTTCAACGCCTACTTCTTCGGCTACCTCATTTCCCCCAAGTTCGCGCACCGCGTCGTCGGGTACCTCGAGGAGGAGGCCGTCCACTCCTACACCGAGTTCCTCAAGGATCTCGACGACGGCAAGATCGACAACGTCCCCGCCCCGGCCATCGCCATCGACTACTGGCGCCTCCCTGCCAACGCCACCCTCAAGGACGTGGTCACCGTCGTGCGCGCCGACGAGGCTCACCACCGCGACGTCAACCACTTCGCATCGGTACGCATCCTTCCAAATCCCACAAGATCAGCAAGGCATTCTTGACCCCATTTCCTCCCATGTGCATCTGTTTATGTGGATTGGTTCTGAACTTCTGATGATGTATATGCTGATTTGGTCTGTCGATTGTGACGTGCAGGACGTGTACTACCAGGGTATGCAGCTGAAGGCCACCCCGGCGCCGATCGGATACCACTGAGGCTGGCCGTGTTCTGCTGAATTTTGCatcgctactactactactaccaccaAGCAAATGAGTGTTTCGTTTTGAAAGGCAGAGGAAATGAGAGCTCTTTAGCTGTATAGGATGTTGCAATTGTTGCTCGTTTGGTAACTATTCCGTACTGAGAAATAAGCAGTGTGCTTGTCAGTTAAGTACGTATCTAGGATATTGTTGAACCACCATTCGCTCTAAGATGAACCTATTTGGCGTACGCCACAATGTCTTCGTTATCAGACCACCATTGATCTACCCTGCTATGTACATATCCCCTATTTGAATATTCATTACTACTGTTGCATTTTCTCATCTGCAGTAGATCAAGTGTTTGTGGCTTGACTTTCGCAATTGACGTCTTTTGGAGTTGTCAGAGCATCTCGTCCACCCGGTCATTGACCGGTCACAAAACCTTGATTCAACTCAACCCCTCTAACCATCCTATGTCCGGGCTTTCCGATATTCTTCAAATCTCGCATACTTTTGGGGCAGATATTAGAAGGCTTGACGTCTCCATCATGTTGGATCCGGCCTAAGTTTgcccacccgaaaccctagccacttGCCACTCCACCTCCTCTGTGCCTCCTCCGATCCAATCATGGCTCATCTCGGCTCATCTCCGGGTTGACTGAGATCATGCGGGGACGGGGAGTTTGCTGTCCACTTGGCTCTTCAACGATCCCATTGCTTTCGTGCAAATGGGCACTGGTGCTTTCGTGCAAACGGGCAGGTGGCTCGAGGCGGCCAACCCGGCGAGCGGAGGGTGGCGGTACAGGCACTCCGCACCGGCCTTTCCCCCGCATGCCCACTACCTCGGATGTAATAAGGTACGGTAGCAAGACTGTGCCCGAGGACCGGCGTACCGCCGTGCGAGGAGCAAGGCGCGGAGCGCCGCCGAGGCCCGAGGCGAGTGCCGTTGAAGATGCTCGTGCCCGCATTTGGGCGAAGCGACAAGCTCGGGCCGCGCGTGGCTTCACACTAGAGCAAGGCTAGGCTATCTGTGGCTTCTTCGAGCTGCTCTCTCCGGGCAAGGAGGAGGGATGAGGGTGCCGCATCCAACCCCTACAGCTTCAAAAGCGAGCAAATCCGCCTTGACCCGTATTGCATCTTCAAGCGCTACGGGGACAAAGAGGATGAGGGCAAGGATAAGGACAAGGGCAGGCGTGGGTGAAGTTTCTCCATAGCTCTAGTATTTAGAACATGTCAATTTTTGGTAGTTTGATGGCATGCATGATGAACTATTGACTACGTGTGTTTAATTTGCATGAGAATGAATGGATTAGAGGATATGGTATGAGGGATACCGCAGTGGACACAAACATTTGAAGGGTGACCAGGCGTTGTTTGCGGACGCGTCCTAACGTGTTCACGGACGTTTGAGGGGTGATATTTGATGGATCCAGCTCTAGATGCTCTCAGCGAGCATTTCTGAACCCGTTCTAGTTCTGAATCCTCACAAGCGCCACAATTTGCATGAGAATGAATGGATTAGAGGATATGGTATGAGGGATAACGCAGTGGACACAAACATTTGAAGAGTGACCAGGCGTTGTCTGCGGACGCGTCCTAACGTCTTATAGGGAGGTGTTGAAGTCTTCGTCACGCGCCCCTAAGGATCAGCACCACAAAAGCCGCATTCGTCTCCATTAAACCATTGAACCGCTCTAAAAAATCTGACACCAAATCTCTTCGTTGCGTATGCACAAGAAAACCCTAACCTCGGTGCCCCCATGGGCCGGCAGGACTCTACGCCGAAACTTTGCTTAATCCGTCCTGTTGAACAAACTTTAGGAggatcatgttggggaacgtagtaatttcaaaaaaattcctacgcacacgcaagatcatggtgatgcatagcaacgagaggggagagtattgtccacgtaccctcgtagaccgtaagcggaagtgttatgacaacgcggttgatgtagtcatacgtcttcacgatccgaccaatccaagcaccgaatgtatggcacctccgagttcagcacacgttcagctcgatgacgatccccggactctgatccagcaaagtgtcggggatgagttccgtcagcacgacggcgtggtgacgatgatgatgttctaccgacgcagggtttcgcctaagcaccgcaacgatatgaccgaggtggaatatggtggaggggggcaccgcacacggctaaggaacgatcacgaagatcaacttgtgtgccctagggtgcccccctgcccccgtatataaaggagcaagggggaggccagccggccctagggggcgcgccaaggaggaggagtcctcctcctagtaggagtaggactccctctttcctactcctactaggagggggaaaggaagggggagagggagagggaaagaggggggcgccgcccccccccccctctcctagtccaattcggaccagagggggagggggcacgcggcccatcctggctgcccctctctctctccactaaagcccataaggcccattacttctcccggggggttccggtaaccctccggcactctggttttcttcgaaaacacccggaacactttcggtgtctgaatatagtcgtccaatatatcaatctttatgtctcgaccatttcgagactcctcgtcatgtacgtgatcacatccgggactccgaacaaccttcggtacatcaaaacttataaactcataataaaactgtcatcgtaacgttaagcgtgcggaccctacgggttcgagaactatgtagacatgaccgagacacgttttcggtcaataaccaatagcggaacctggatgctcatattggctcctacatattctacgaagatctttatcggtcaaacgcataacaacatacgttgttccctttgtcatcggtatgttacttgcccgagattcgatcgtcggtatccaatacctagttcaatctcgttaccggcaagtctctttactcgttacgtaatgcatcattccgtaactaactcattagctacattgcttgcaaggcttatagtgatgtgcattaccgagagggcccaaatatacctctccgacaatcggagtgacaaaacctaatctcgaaatacgccaacccaacatgtacctttggagacacctgtagagcttctttataatcacccagttacgttgtgacgtttggtagcacacaaagtgttcctccggtaaacgggagttgcataatctcatagttacaggaacatgtataagtcatgaagaaagcaatagcaacatactaaatgatgaagtgctaggctaacgaaatgggtcatgtcaatcacatcattctcctaatgatgtgatcccgttaatcaaatgacaacacatgtctatggttaggaaacataaccatctttgattaatgagctagtcaagtagaggcatactagtgacgttatgtttgtctatgtattcacacatgtatcatgtttccggttaatacaattctagcatgaataataaacatttatcatgatatgaggaaataaataataactttattattgcctctagggcatatttcattcagtctcccacttgcactagagtcaataatctagattacacagtaatgattctaacacccatggagtcttggtgctgatcatgttttgctcgtggaagaggcttagtcaacgggtctgcaacattcagatccgtatgtatcttgcaaatctctatgtctctcacctggacttggtcccggaaggaattgaagcgtctcttgatgtgcttggtcctcttgtgaaatctggattcctttgccaaggcaattgcaccagtattgtcacaaaagatcttcattggtcccgatgcactaggtatgacacctagatcggaaatgaactccttcatccagactccttcatttgctgcttccgaagcagctatgtactccgcttcacatgtagatcccgccacgacactttgtttagaactgcaccaacttacagctccaccgtttaataaaaacacgtatccggtttgtgatttagaatcgtccggatcagtgtcaaagcttgcatcgacgtaaccatttacgactagctgtttgtcacctccatatacgagaaacatatccttagtccttttcaggtatttcaggatgttcttgaccgctgtccagtgatccactcctggattactttggtaccttcctgccaagcttattgctaagcacacgtcaggtctggtacacaacattgcatacatgatagagcctatggctgaagcatagggaacatctttcattttctctctatcttctgctgtggtcgggcattgagtctgactcaacttcacaccttgtagtacgggcaagaaccctttctttgcctgatccattttgaacttttcaaaactttatcaaggtatgtgctttgtgaaagtcctattaagcgtcttgatctatctctataaatcttgatgcccaatatgtaagcagcttcaccgaggtctttcatagaaaaacttttattcaagtatccctttatgctatccagaaattctatatcatttccaattaataatatgtcatctacatataatatcagaaatgctacagagctcccactcactttcttgtaaatacaggcttctccaaaagtctatataaaaccatatgctttgatcacactatcaaagcgtttattccaactccgagatgcttgcaccagtccataaatggatcgctggagcttgcacactttgttagcaccttttggatcaacaaaaccttctggttgcatcatatacaactcttcttgtagaaatccattcaagaatgcagttttgacatccatttgccaaatttcataatcataaaatgcagcaattgctaacatgattcggacagacttaagcatcgctacgggtgagaaagtctcatcgtagtcaaccccttgaacttgtcgaaaacctttcacaacaagtcgagctttatagacagttacatcaccatcagcgtcagtcttcttcttaaaaatccatttattctcaatggcttgccgatcatcgggcaagtcaaccaaagtccatactttgttctcatacatggatcccatctcagatttcatggcctctagccattttgcggaatctgggctcatcatcgtttcctcatagttcgtaggttcgtcatggtcaagtaacatgacctccagaataggattaccataccactctggtgcggatcttactctggtagacctacaaggttcagtagaaacttgatatgaagtttcatgatcaatatcattagcttcctcactaattggtgtagttgtcacaggaaccggttcttgtcatgaactactttccaataagggagcaggtacagttacctcatcaagttctactttcctctcactcacttctttcgagagaaactccttctctagaaaggatctgaatttagcaacaaaaatcttgccctcagatatgtgatagaaggtgtacccaacagtctcttttgggtatcctatgaagacacatttctccgatttgggtccgagcttatctggttgaagtttctttacataagcatcgcaaccccaaactttaagaaacgacaactttggtttcttgccaaaccacagttcatgaggcgtcgtctcaacggattttgatggtgccctatttaatgtgaatgcggccgtctctaaagcataaccccaaaacgatagcggtaaatcagtaagagacatcatagatcgcaccatatctagtaaagtacgattacgacgttcggacacatcatttcgttgtggtgttccgggtggcgtgggttgcgaaactattccgcattgtttcaaatgtaaaccaaactcgtaactcaaatattctcctccaagatcggatcgtagaaattttattttcttgttacgatgattttccacttcactctgaaattctttgaacttttcaaatgtttcagatttgtgtttcattaagtagatatacccatatctgctcaaatcatctatgaaggtgagaaaataacgatacccgccgcgagcctcaacattcattggaccacaaacatcagtatgtatgatttccaacaaatcagttgctcgctccatagttctggggaagggcgttttagtcatcttgcccatgaggcacgattcgcaagtaccaagtgattcataatcaagtgattcccaaagtccatcagtatggagtttcttcatgcgctttataccgatatgacctaaacggcagtgccacaaataagttgcactatcattatcaactctgcatcttttggcttcaacactatgaatatgtgtatcactactatcgagattcaataaaaacagaccactcttcaagggtgcatgaccataaaagatattactcatataaatagaacaaccattattctctaatttaaatgaataaccgtctcgcatcaaacaagattcagatataatattcatgctcaacgctggcaccaaataacaattatttaggtctaaaactaatcccgatggtagatgtagaggtagcgtgccgaccgcgatcacatcgagtttggaaccatttcccacgcgcatcgtcacctcgtccttagccaatcttcgcttaatccgtagtccctgtttcgagttgcaaatattagcaacagaaccagtatcaaatacccaggtactactgcgagtattagtaaggtacacatcaataacatgtatatcacatatacctttgttcactttgccatccttcttatccgtcaaatacttggggcagttccgcttccagtgtccagtctgcttgcagtagaagcactcagtctcaggcttaggtccagacttgggtttattctcttgagcagcaacttgtttgttgttcttcttgaagttccccttcttcttccctttaccctttttcctgaaactggtggtcttgttgaccatcaacacttgatgctccttcttgatttctacctccgcggcttttagcattgcgaagagctcgggaatagtcttgtccatcccttgcatattatagttcatcacgaagctcttgtagcttggtgacagtgattgaagaattctgtcaatgacactatcatgaggaagattaactcccaattgaataaagtgattattatacccagacattttgagtatgtgttcactgacagaactactctcctccatcttgcagctatagaacttattggagacttcatatctctcaatccgggcatttgcttgaaatattaacttcaactcctggaacatctcatatgctccatgacgttcaaaacgtcgttgaagacccggttctaagccgtaaagcatggcacactgaactatcgagtagtcatcagctttgctctgtcagacgttcttaacatcgtcagttgcatcagcagcaggcctggcacccagcggtacttccaggacgtaattcttctgtgcagcaatgaggataatccttaggttacggacccaatccgtgtaattgctaccatcatctttcaacttcgctttctcaacgaacgcattaaaattcaacggaacaacaacacgagccatctatctacaacaaacatagacaagcaaaatactatcaggtactaagatcatgataaatttaagttcaattaatcatattactcaagaactcccacttagatagacatctctctagtcatctaagtgatcaggtgatccaaatcaactaaaccatgtccgatcgtcacgtgagatggtgtagtttcaatggtgaacatcactatgttgatcatatctactatatgattcacgttcgacctttcggtctccgtgttccgaggccatatctgttatatgctaggctcatcaagtttaacctgaatattccgcctgtgcaactgttttgcacccgttgtatttgaacgtagagcctatcacacccgatcatcacgtggtgtctcagcacgaagaactttcgcaatggtgcatactcagggagaacacttcttgataattttagtgagagatcatcttaaaatgctaccgtcaaacaaagcaagataagatgcataaaggataaacatcacatgcaatcaatataagtgatatgatatgggcatcatcatcttgtgcttgtgatctccatcttcgaagcaccgtcgtgatcaccatcgtcaccggcgtgacaccttgatctccgtcgtagcatcgttgtcgttacgccatctattgcttctacgactatcgctaccgcttagtgataaagtaaagcaattacagggcgtttgcatttcatacaataaagcgacaaccatatggctcttgccagttgccgataacttcggttacaaaacatgatcatctcatacaataaaatatagcatcacgtcttgaccatatcacatcacaacatgccctgcaaaaacaagttagacgtcctctactttgttgttgcaaattttacgtggctgctacgggctgagcaagaaccgttcttacctacgcatcaaaaccacaacgatagttcgtcaagtttgtgctgttttaaccttcgcaaggaccgggcgtagccacactcgattcagctaaagtgagagagacagacacccgccagtcacatttaagcacgagtgctcgtaacggtgaaaccagtctcgcgtaagcgtacgcgtaatgtcggtacggaccgcttcatctcacaataccgctgagccaaagtatgacatgctggtaagcagtatgacttgtatcgcccacaactcactttttttctactcgtgcatatgacatctacccataaaaccaggctcggatgccactgttggggaacatagtaatttcaaaaaaattcctacgcacacgcaagatcatggtgatgcatagcaacgagaggggagagtattgtccatgtaccctcgtagaccgtaagcggaagcgttatgataacgcggttgatgtagtcgtacgtcttcacaatccgaccgatccaagcaccgaacgtacggcacctccgagttcagcacacgttcagctcgatgacgatccccgga is a window of Triticum dicoccoides isolate Atlit2015 ecotype Zavitan chromosome 2B, WEW_v2.0, whole genome shotgun sequence DNA encoding:
- the LOC119365496 gene encoding ubiquinol oxidase 1a, mitochondrial-like, producing MSSRMAGSVLLRHAGAGASRLFATTATATSPAARSVLAGGEGAWVRMMSTSAASQVKDEAAKAVKAEAAKGDGEKKEVAISSYWGIEQSKKLVREDGTEWKWSCFRPWETYTADTSIDLTKHHVPNTMLDKIAYYTVKSLRFPTDIFFQRRYGCRAMMLETVAAVPGMVGGMLLHLRSLRRFEQSGGWIRALLEEAENERMHLMTFMEVAQPRWYERALVIAVQGVFFNAYFFGYLISPKFAHRVVGYLEEEAVHSYTEFLKDLDDGKIDNVPAPAIAIDYWRLPANATLKDVVTVVRADEAHHRDVNHFASDVYYQGMQLKATPAPIGYH